Proteins co-encoded in one Phycodurus eques isolate BA_2022a chromosome 14, UOR_Pequ_1.1, whole genome shotgun sequence genomic window:
- the traf3 gene encoding TNF receptor-associated factor 3 isoform X1 — protein sequence MSAGRSVEGREVQLPLQQVAPSLIPPLSAAPPVGPPPNRPANPWPPGDSSQGAAAGFLPQDGGFTDRFVDVPEEKYRCESCRLVLCQPRQTECGHRFCQSCIAHILSRPNPVCPADMEPLFSNKIFRDVCCHREILALKVYCRAEAKGCQEQMSLQQMPEHLNVCPFFEVPCPLGKCKERMMRKDIPEHLGRKCKHRETACDFCLAKMPLTDLQKHKETVCPAFPVSCPNLCSFSSLPRSEFRVYAASRPESAGVGASTPATRQEEKGTENAWIVKNYALHTVPWTMCCFACCAHLDHQLTSHQHECPKAQVSCPFQRYGCAYKALSPEVRQHEAACAAEHLRMMMLKNVSLESKVEEVKCELLDKCKSVPLVSSRLCEAEKQNSELRDKHRHMEQKVASMQKVMSAHSEKLLEAELELRSLASLRDELDKVRLSLDAVRARLGALEQGGRSGTGTLTLASLETQQNRHGDMLSVHDIRLADMDLRFQVLETASYNGTLIWKIRDYKRRKQEAVAAKTLSLYSQPFYTGYFGYKMCARVYLNGDGMGKGTHLSLFFVVMRGEYDALLPWPFKQKVTLMLMDQGPARKHLGDAFKPDPNSSSFRRPAAEMNIASGCPLFVSQSVLESASYIKDDTIFIKVTVDTSDLPDP from the exons ATGTCAGCCGGACGCAGCGTTGAAGGGAGGGAGGTGCAGCTTCCCCTCCAGCAGGTGGCGCCCTCCCTCATTCCGCCCCTGTCCGCCGCACCTCCCGTCGGCCCCCCCCCAAACCGGCCGGCCAATCCCTGGCCTCCGGGCGACTCTTCGCAAG GTGCGGCGGCGGGCTTCCTGCCGCAGGACGGCGGCTTCACGGATCGCTTCGTGGACGTCCCCGAGGAGAAATATCGCTGCGAGTCGTGCCGGCTGGTCCTGTGTCAGCCCAGGCAGACCGAGTGCGGACATCGCTTCTGCCAGAGCTGCATTGCGCACATACTCAG CCGTCCCAACCCGGTGTGTCCGGCCGACATGGAGCCGCTGTTCAGCAACAAG ATCTTCCGAGACGTTTGCTGCCATCGGGAAATCCTGGCGTTGAAGGTGTACTGTCGCGCCGAAGCCAAAGGCTGCCAGGAGCAGATGAGTCTGCAGCAGATGCCC GAGCACCTGAACGTGTGCCCCTTCTTCGAGGTGCCGTGCCCGCTGGGCAAGTGCAAGGAGAGGATGATGAGGAAGGACATCCCGGAGCACCTCGGCCGGAAGTGTAAACACAGAGAGACCGCCTGCGACTTTTGTCTCGCCAAGATGCCGCTCACGGACCTGCAG aaGCACAAGGAGACGGTGTGTCCCGCCTTCCCGGTGTCGTGTCCAAACCTTTGCTCCTTCTCGTCGCTGCCCCGGAGCGAG tttagggtgtacgccgcctctcgcccagagtcggctggcgtaggcgccagcacgcctgcgacccgtcAGGAGGAGAAGGGTACGGAAAATGCTTGGATCGTAAAGAATTACgcacttcacacagttccatgGACAATGTGCTGCTTTGCCTGCTGTGCACACCTTGACCACCAG CTGACCAGTCACCAGCACGAGTGTCCTAAAGCTCAGGTCAGCTGCCCCTTCCAGCGCTACGGCTGCGCCTACAAG GCGCTGAGTCCGGAGGTCCGACAGCACGAGGCCGCTTGTGCCGCCGAGCACCTGAGGATGATGATGCTCAAGAACGTCTCCCTGGAGAGCAAG GTCGAGGAGGTGAAGTGCGAGCTGTTGGACAAGTGCAAATCTGTTCCTCTCGTGAGTTCTCGTCTTTGCGAGGCTGAGAAGCAGAACAGCGAGCTGAGAGACAAGCACAGACACATGGAGCAGAAGGTGGCCTCCATGCAG AAGGTGATGAGCGCTCACTCCGAGAAGCTTCTGGAGGCGGAGCTGGAGCTTCGTTCTCTGGCGTCGCTGCGGGACGAGCTGGACAAGGTCCGTCTGTCCCTGGACGCCGTCCGCGCCAGGCTGGGCGCTCTGGAGCAAGGAGGACGCTCCGGAACCGGAACGCTCACCCTCG cCTCGCTGGAGACTCAGCAGAATCGTCACGGCGACATGCTGAGCGTCCACGACATCCGGCTGGCCGACATGGACCTCCGCTTCCAGGTCCTGGAGACGGCCAGCTACAACGGCACGCTGATCTGGAAGATCCGCGACTATAAGCGTCGGAAACAGGAAGCGGTGGCGGCCAAGACTCTGTCGCTCTACTCGCAGCCTTTCTACACGGGATACTTCGGCTACAAGATGTGCGCCCGCGTCTACCTGAACGGAGACGGCATGGGCAAGGGCACGCACCTGTCGCTCTTCTTCGTCGTCATGCGCGGCGAGTACGACGCGCTGCTGCCGTGGCCGTTCAAACAGAAG GTGACCCTGATGCTGATGGACCAGGGTCCGGCGCGCAAGCACCTGGGCGACGCCTTCAAGCCGGACCCCAACAGCAGCAGCTTCCGGCGTCCCGCCGCAGAGATGAACATCGCCTCCGGGTGTCCGCTCTTCGTCTCGCAGAGCGTCCTGGAGTCGGCCAGCTACATCAAGGACGACACCATCTTCATCAAG GTTACCGTGGATACTTCTGACCTTCCTGATCCGTGA
- the traf3 gene encoding TNF receptor-associated factor 3 isoform X2, with the protein MSAGRSVEGREVQLPLQQVAPSLIPPLSAAPPVGPPPNRPANPWPPGDSSQGAAAGFLPQDGGFTDRFVDVPEEKYRCESCRLVLCQPRQTECGHRFCQSCIAHILSRPNPVCPADMEPLFSNKIFRDVCCHREILALKVYCRAEAKGCQEQMSLQQMPEHLNVCPFFEVPCPLGKCKERMMRKDIPEHLGRKCKHRETACDFCLAKMPLTDLQKHKETVCPAFPVSCPNLCSFSSLPRSELTSHQHECPKAQVSCPFQRYGCAYKALSPEVRQHEAACAAEHLRMMMLKNVSLESKVEEVKCELLDKCKSVPLVSSRLCEAEKQNSELRDKHRHMEQKVASMQKVMSAHSEKLLEAELELRSLASLRDELDKVRLSLDAVRARLGALEQGGRSGTGTLTLASLETQQNRHGDMLSVHDIRLADMDLRFQVLETASYNGTLIWKIRDYKRRKQEAVAAKTLSLYSQPFYTGYFGYKMCARVYLNGDGMGKGTHLSLFFVVMRGEYDALLPWPFKQKVTLMLMDQGPARKHLGDAFKPDPNSSSFRRPAAEMNIASGCPLFVSQSVLESASYIKDDTIFIKVTVDTSDLPDP; encoded by the exons ATGTCAGCCGGACGCAGCGTTGAAGGGAGGGAGGTGCAGCTTCCCCTCCAGCAGGTGGCGCCCTCCCTCATTCCGCCCCTGTCCGCCGCACCTCCCGTCGGCCCCCCCCCAAACCGGCCGGCCAATCCCTGGCCTCCGGGCGACTCTTCGCAAG GTGCGGCGGCGGGCTTCCTGCCGCAGGACGGCGGCTTCACGGATCGCTTCGTGGACGTCCCCGAGGAGAAATATCGCTGCGAGTCGTGCCGGCTGGTCCTGTGTCAGCCCAGGCAGACCGAGTGCGGACATCGCTTCTGCCAGAGCTGCATTGCGCACATACTCAG CCGTCCCAACCCGGTGTGTCCGGCCGACATGGAGCCGCTGTTCAGCAACAAG ATCTTCCGAGACGTTTGCTGCCATCGGGAAATCCTGGCGTTGAAGGTGTACTGTCGCGCCGAAGCCAAAGGCTGCCAGGAGCAGATGAGTCTGCAGCAGATGCCC GAGCACCTGAACGTGTGCCCCTTCTTCGAGGTGCCGTGCCCGCTGGGCAAGTGCAAGGAGAGGATGATGAGGAAGGACATCCCGGAGCACCTCGGCCGGAAGTGTAAACACAGAGAGACCGCCTGCGACTTTTGTCTCGCCAAGATGCCGCTCACGGACCTGCAG aaGCACAAGGAGACGGTGTGTCCCGCCTTCCCGGTGTCGTGTCCAAACCTTTGCTCCTTCTCGTCGCTGCCCCGGAGCGAG CTGACCAGTCACCAGCACGAGTGTCCTAAAGCTCAGGTCAGCTGCCCCTTCCAGCGCTACGGCTGCGCCTACAAG GCGCTGAGTCCGGAGGTCCGACAGCACGAGGCCGCTTGTGCCGCCGAGCACCTGAGGATGATGATGCTCAAGAACGTCTCCCTGGAGAGCAAG GTCGAGGAGGTGAAGTGCGAGCTGTTGGACAAGTGCAAATCTGTTCCTCTCGTGAGTTCTCGTCTTTGCGAGGCTGAGAAGCAGAACAGCGAGCTGAGAGACAAGCACAGACACATGGAGCAGAAGGTGGCCTCCATGCAG AAGGTGATGAGCGCTCACTCCGAGAAGCTTCTGGAGGCGGAGCTGGAGCTTCGTTCTCTGGCGTCGCTGCGGGACGAGCTGGACAAGGTCCGTCTGTCCCTGGACGCCGTCCGCGCCAGGCTGGGCGCTCTGGAGCAAGGAGGACGCTCCGGAACCGGAACGCTCACCCTCG cCTCGCTGGAGACTCAGCAGAATCGTCACGGCGACATGCTGAGCGTCCACGACATCCGGCTGGCCGACATGGACCTCCGCTTCCAGGTCCTGGAGACGGCCAGCTACAACGGCACGCTGATCTGGAAGATCCGCGACTATAAGCGTCGGAAACAGGAAGCGGTGGCGGCCAAGACTCTGTCGCTCTACTCGCAGCCTTTCTACACGGGATACTTCGGCTACAAGATGTGCGCCCGCGTCTACCTGAACGGAGACGGCATGGGCAAGGGCACGCACCTGTCGCTCTTCTTCGTCGTCATGCGCGGCGAGTACGACGCGCTGCTGCCGTGGCCGTTCAAACAGAAG GTGACCCTGATGCTGATGGACCAGGGTCCGGCGCGCAAGCACCTGGGCGACGCCTTCAAGCCGGACCCCAACAGCAGCAGCTTCCGGCGTCCCGCCGCAGAGATGAACATCGCCTCCGGGTGTCCGCTCTTCGTCTCGCAGAGCGTCCTGGAGTCGGCCAGCTACATCAAGGACGACACCATCTTCATCAAG GTTACCGTGGATACTTCTGACCTTCCTGATCCGTGA